From the genome of Arthrobacter sp. SLBN-122:
CACGTACCCTGCGGTCCATGGTCCCACCCCCGGCAAGGGCAGCAGTTTGGCGGCCAGGCTTGCGGGGTCGTCCCCATAACCGAACTCCAGATCTCCGGCGGCCATGGCTGATGCTGCACCGAGCAGCGATCCGGTCCGCCTCCTGGGGCCGCTCAGCAGATGTCCGGCACCGGCTATTTGGGCCGGGGTGGGGAAAAGCCTGTCCAGGCCGTCGCCGGCGGTACTGCTGGGACTGCCGGCTGCGGACAGCTGGGTCAATGCGGTCCGAGCCGCAGCCACTGTAATCTGCTGGCCCACCATGGCCCGGACCAGCAGCTCCTGCGGGTCCAGCGCCCCCGGCAGCCGCATTCCTGGAGCGGAGGCAACCGTGGCAGCAAGCCGCGGATCGGCTGCGAGGGCGGCGTCAATCGCTTCCGGGTCCGCGTCCAGGTCGAACAGCCGCCGCACCCGGCTCAGCAGTGCCGGAAGGTCGCGAAGGTCCACCGCGCCGACGGTGAGGGTGAGCTGCCCTTCCCGCGTGCCGCCGTCGTACGCCACCCGGAAGCGCGCGTCGCCGTGGGGGAACCGCAGGGTCCGTGAGTAGGAGGTGGACGTGCCCTCTTCAATCCCTGGGAGGGCGCGGACGGCCAGGAACGGGAAGATGCCCGGATCGAACGGCGGCCGGTAGGGCAGGCCCAGGGTCAGGGCCGTCGTGCCGCCGCCGGTGACCGGGTGCCGGACCGTCCTGCCCGGAGCCGAATTGCGCAGGGCCGTGGGGGTCATGTCGAACACTTCGGCGATGGTTTCGTTGAACTGCCTCACGCTGCTGAACCCGGCGGCGAAGGCGATATCGGCCAGCTTCATGGAGGTGGACACCAACAGCGTCCGCGCGGTCTGGGCCCTTGCGGCCCGGGCCAGCGACAGGGGACCGGCGCCGAGCTCCTGGCCCAGGATCCGGTTGAGCTGGCGGGGCGAATAGCCCAGACGGGAGGCCAGACCGGCAACCCCGTCCCGGTTGATCACGCCATCGTTGATCAGCCGCATCGCCCGGCCCGCAACGTCCTGACGCACGTTCCACGCCGGTGTACCCGGCACGGCCTCCGGCAGGCAGCGCTTGCAGGCGCGGTAGCCTGCCTCGTGTGCCGCGGCGGAGGTCTCGTAGAACGTCACGTTTGACGCCTTGGGCGTCCGGGCCGGGCACGAGGGGCGGCAGTAGATTCCCGTGGTGCGGACGGCCGTGTAGAACTGGCCGTCGAACCGGGGGTCGCGGGCGTCGATTGCCCGGTAGCGCTGCCAGAAGTCCATTCCTTCATCCTGCCAGCCTGCCATGGCAGGTACTAGCGGAAATCGGACATGGCCGTGGAAGGGCGGAATCCGGTGCCTGGCCGCATTGCGGGGAGCTGAAGCCGTCCCCATCTGGGTAAGGTCAAGCAATGAACGAAAGTACTTCGGACGCCGGGCAGCTTCGGAGCTTCCTGTCCGGGGATGCCCGCGAGCTTGCTCCGCAACTGCTGGGCGCCGTCCTGACGCACCAGTCCAGGGAGGGCGACGTGTCCATCCGGCTCACCGAGGTGGAGGCGTATCTTGGGCCCGAGGATTCCCTGCACCCGGATCCCGGCTCGCACACTTACCGCGGTCCCACCCCGCGCAACGCCCCGATGTTCGGCCCCGCCGGACATCTCTATGTGTACTTCACTTACGGGATGCACCACTGCACCAATATCGTTTGCGGCCCTGCCGGCGTCGCGTCCGCCCTGCTGCTGCGCGCGGGCGAGGTGGTGGACGGCCTGGAACTGGCGCAACGGCGCCGTCCTACGTCGAAGAGTCCCGCCGACCTGGCCAGCGGCCCGGCCCGCCTTGCAAAGGCCTTGGGATTGACGACGGCGGACAGCGGCCGGGACGCGCTGGCTCCGCCTTTTGGCCTGGAGCTTCCCTCCGGCACCAGTGGGCCCGTCAGTTCCGGTCCGCGGGTGGGCGTGGCCGGCCCGGGAGGATCGGTGGAATACGCCTGGCGGTTCTGGCTCACCGGCGATCCCACAGTCTCCAAATACAAGGCGGCCAAGCCCCGGATCAGGAAGCAGCAGGAAGGCCTGTCACCGGCTGCAACGTTTCACAAGCGTTAACGGAAATGGTTGTAGAATGGACGGTCTGTCTTTCGCGATAGGGGAACGTTAATGCACGACGCCGAATTGGCCCACGAACGGGAGTATGTAGCCGGCCTGTATGCCCGGCTGGAGGAACTCCGGGAGGAAAAGCGCCGCCAGCTTGCGCAGGTCCGGCGCGCCGGAGCCGTGGGCACCATGCAGAACGTTTCCGAACGTGATGCGTTCGCGGCACTGTATGAGGACCGCCTGGCGCAGCTGGATGCGGTGGATGACCGGCTGGTCTTTGGCCGCCTGGACCTGGACTCCGGCGAGGCACAGTACATTGGCCGCATCGGGCTGACCACCGAGGACCTGCAGCGGCTGATGGTGGACTGGCGGGCACCCGAGGCCGGCCACTTCTACCAGGCCACTGCCTTCGACCGGCAGGGCGTGCGCCGCCGCCGGCACCTGATCCTGCAGGGACGCGAAGTAAAGGCCATCGAGGACGACGTCCTGGACGCCGGGATGCTCACGGACGACGAATCGCTGCAGGGCGAAGGCGCCCTGCTCGCTGCCCTGAACTCCAAGCGGACCGGCCGCATGTCGGACATCGTCAGCACCATTCAATCGGAACAGGACAGGATCATCCGGTCCTCCATCTCCGGCGCCGTCGTGGTCCAGGGCGGGCCGGGCACCGGCAAGACTGCAGTGGCCCTGCACCGCGCAGCCTACCTGTTGTACACCCACCGTGACCGCCTTAAGAGTGCAGGTGTGCTGCTGGTGGGGCCGTCGTCGTCGTTCATGAAATACATCGAACGGGTGCTGCCCTCGCTCGGTGAGACCGGCGTTGTCATGGCGAGTGTGGGCCGCCTGATGCCCGGCATCAATGCCGTTCCCGAAACCGACGCGGCCGTGGCCGCCATCAAGGGCCGCCTGGACATGGCTGCCATAGTGGCCAACGCGGTGTCCAACCGCATGCGCGTCCCGGCGCAGAACCGGATCCTCGAAGTGGACGGCCGCAAGCTCACGCTGACGCCCCGGCAGGTCCGGCGCGCCCGGGAACGCGCCCGTGCCACCGGAAAGCCTTACAACGAGGCACGGGTGACGTTCGTGAAGATCCTGCTGCGGGAACTGACCGAACAGATGACGGAGCTCGTCGAAGCCGGCAACCTCGGCAACAACGCGGACCGCTCATACCTTGCCGAGGACGTCCGGACCGCCCGGGACGTGCGGATCGCGCTGAACCTGTGCTGGATGCCCATGACCCCGGAGAAACTGATCTCCGACCTGTTCAGCAAGCCGCAAATCCTTGAATTCTGCACCCCCAACCTGACCCCCGCCGAGCGGGCGCTGCTGCAGCGTCCCGCAGACGCCCCCTGGACCGAATCCGACGTGCCGCTTCTGGACGAGGCCGCCGAACTGCTCGGCGAGCTGGACCCGGCTGCCGGGCGCGGGCTGGCGCAGCAGGAGCACGACCGTGCCCGCGACCTGGCCAACGCAAAGCAGACCCTGGTCAACATGGAAGCCGCCGGCGTGGACCCCTTGATGTCCGCGGAGGAACTGGCCGAGCAGAACCGGGAGCAGGAAGCCCGGCAGACTGCCGCCGAACGCGCCACGAGCGACCGCACCTGGGCCTTCGGGCACATTGTGGTGGATGAAGCGCAGGAACTCTCGCCCATGCAGTGGCGGCTGCTGGTCCGGCGCTGCCCGCTGAAGTCCTTCACCATTGTGGGCGACATTGCCCAGACCAGTTCCGTGGCAGGCGCCAACTCCTGGCAGGGGGCACTGGCCCCGATGTTCGGCGACCGCTGGCAGCTGGAGGAGCTCACCGTCAACTACCGCACGCCTTCCCAGATTGCCGAAGCAGCCGTCAGGATGGCCAACGCCGCGGGCCTGGTGGTCTCCGCGCCCAAGGCGGTACGCGAGGGGCGCTGGGCGCCCATTATTGACGAAGTCGGGCAGGGCGCAGTGGTCAGCAAGCTGGTGGAGGTCCTCCCGGAAGAAATCAAGGCGCTCGACGGCGGCCTCCTCGCCGTCATTGCCGACGGTGACCTCCTGCCCGAGGCCACGGCAGCCCTGCGCACCATGTATGGGCGCCGGATCGGCACCGGCGCCGGCAGCTACGAACAGGACATCGTGGTGATCAGCCCGCGCGAGGCAAAGGGCCTGGAGTTCGACGGCGTCGTGGTCCTGGAACCGTCCGTCATGCTCAACCACGAGCACGGCAAGGTGGGGGACCTGTACGTGGCCATGACCCGTGCCACGCAGCGCCTGCGGCTGATTGCCTCACAACCCGTGCCTGCCGGGATCGCGGGCTGACCCGCTGTTGGGCGTTACTGCTAACTTAGAAAGCGTGCCAGAACTGAACAACCTCGAACCGCAGCGCAACGACCCCACTTTCGCCAACATTTGGCAGGAACTGAAGTGGCGTGGGCTGGTCCATGTCTCCACCGACGAAGCAGAGCTCGAAAAGCTCCTCGCCAATGGGCCGGTTACGTACTATTGCGGTTTCGATCCCACCGCGCCGAGCCTGCACCTGGGCAACCTTGTCCAGCTCCTGGTCATGCGGCGTCTTCAGCTGGCCGGGCACAAGCCGCTCGGCCTGGTGGGTGGCTCCACGGGCATGATCGGCGATCCCCGTCCGACGGCGGAGCGTACCTTGAACACCAAGGACACGGTGGCCGAGTGGGTTGGCTATCTGCAGGCCCAGGTCAGCCGCTTCCTCAGCTTTGAGGGTGACAACGCTGCCAGGATCGTGAACAACCTGGACTGGACGGCCCCGCTCAGTGCCATCGACTTCCTGCGTGAGGTGGGCAAGCACTTCCGGGTGGGCACCATGCTGCGCAAGGACGCCGTGGCGTCCCGCCTGAACTCCGATGAGGGCATCAGCTACACGGAGTTCAGCTACCAGATCCTGCAGGGCATGGACTACCTGCAGCTTTACCGCGACTACGGCTGCGTGCTGCAGACCGGCGGCTCGGACCAGTGGGGCAACCTCACCAGCGGTACCGAGCTGATCCGCAAGGTGGAGGGCAAGAGCGTCCACGCCCTGGGAACTCCCTTGATCACCAACTCCGACGGAACCAAGTTCGGCAAGAGCGAGGGCAACGCCATCTGGCTGGACGCCGGCATGTGCAGCCCCTACGCCTTTTACCAGTTCTGGCTTAACACGTCGGACGCAGACGTGGTGGACCGGCTCAAGGTGTTCACGTTCCTGACGCGGGCCGAAATTGAAGAGATCGCGGTTTCCGTGGCCGAGCGTCCCTTTGCCAGGGAAGGCCAGCGGAAGCTTGCTTTCGAAGTAACCTCCCTGGTGCACGGAGTGGATGCAACGGAAAAGGTCATAGCCGCTTCCGCCGCTCTTTTCGGGAACGGCGACCTGGCAGCCCTGGACAAGGCAACCCTGCAGGCGGCCACCTCCGAGCTTCCTTCCACCACAGTGCAGGTGGATGCGATGGGAATTATCGACCTGCTGGTGGCGTCCGGTCTTTCGGAAAGCAAGTCCGCCGCCCGCCGGACAGTGGGTGAGGGGGGTGCCTACGTGAACAACGAGAAGGTCTCCGATCCAGAAGCCGTGATCTCCGAGTCCGAACTTCTGCACGGCCAGTACCTGCTCCTGCGCCGGGGCAAGAAGAACCTGGCCACCGTCGAGGTGCTGGTTCCCTAGCACCTTCGGGTCCTGCACGCACGCCCTTCCGCAGCCGATTTGCACGGCCGCTGGAGGGCGTGTATTGTTTTCTGAGTCGCCGCCGCTGAGTGGCGACAAACCCCCAACTTCTGAGAAGCAATTCTTACCGCGCAGGGCGTGGAACTGAAGAAATTGCTTCTCATTTTGCTGGGCGGATTCATTCCACCGAGTGGATTCCGGGAAAATAACCGGATTTGCAAAAGTGAATATGAATGAAATAAGATTGAAACATCGCAGCGAAGAAATACGGAATAAGCAATTCAACGAATTGCTTCCGGGAATATTCGAATGTGTCTGTTGTTTGAGAACTCAATAGTGTGCCAAGTTTGTTGATACCGATTTTTTATGAATTGGTTGAATTTGCTGTGCCGCCACCCCGTGGTTGGCATGGTTTTTACAGCTGGTTTCAAATTTTGTGCAGCCGTGGTCGCCGTTATTTCCGGTGGTTGTGGTTGTGTCTGTTTTACTTCAACGGAGAGTTTGATCCTGGCTCAGGATGAACGCTGGCGGCGTGCTTAACACATGCAAGTCGAACGATGAAGGGAGCTTGCTCCTGGATTAGTGGCGAACGGGTGAGTAACACGTGAGTAACCTGCCCTTGACTCTGGGATAAGCCTGGGAAACTGGGTCTAATACCGGATATGACTGACTATCGCATGGTGGTTGGTGGAAAGCTTTTGTGGTTTTGGATGGACTCGCGGCCTATCAGCTTGTTGGTGGGGTAATGGCCTACCAAGGCGACGACGGGTAGCCGGCCTGAGAGGGTGACCGGCCACACTGGGACTGAGACACGGCCCAGACTCCTACGGGAGGCAGCAGTGGGGAATATTGCACAATGGGCGCAAGCCTGATGCAGCGACGCCGCGTGAGGGATGACGGCCTTCGGGTTGTAAACCTCTTTCAGTAGGGAAGAAGCGAAAGTGACGGTACCTGCAGAAGAAGCGCCGGCTAACTACGTGCCAGCAGCCGCGGTAATACGTAGGGCGCAAGCGTTATCCGGAATTATTGGGCGTAAAGAGCTCGTAGGCGGTTTGTCGCGTCTGCCGTGAAAGTCCGGGGCTCAACTCCGGATCTGCGGTGGGTACGGGCAGACTAGAGTGATGTAGGGGAGACTGGAATTCCTGGTGTAGCGGTGAAATGCGCAGATATCAGGAGGAACACCGATGGCGAAGGCAGGTCTCTGGGCATTAACTGACGCTGAGGAGCGAAAGCATGGGGAGCGAACAGGATTAGATACCCTGGTAGTCCATGCCGTAAACGTTGGGCACTAGGTGTGGGGGACATTCCACGTTTTCCGCGCCGTAGCTAACGCATTAAGTGCCCCGCCTGGGGAGTACGGCCGCAAGGCTAAAACTCAAAGGAATTGACGGGGGCCCGCACAAGCGGCGGAGCATGCGGATTAATTCGATGCAACGCGAAGAACCTTACCAAGGCTTGACATGAACCGGTAAGACCTGGAAACAGGTCCCCCGCTTGCGGTCGGTTTACAGGTGGTGCATGGTTGTCGTCAGCTCGTGTCGTGAGATGTTGGGTTAAGTCCCGCAACGAGCGCAACCCTCGTTCTATGTTGCCAGCACGTGATGGTGGGGACTCATAGGAGACTGCCGGGGTCAACTCGGAGGAAGGTGGGGACGACGTCAAATCATCATGCCCCTTATGTCTTGGGCTTCACGCATGCTACAATGGCCGGTACAAAGGGTTGCGATACTGTGAGGTGGAGCTAATCCCAAAAAGCCGGTCTCAGTTCGGATTGGGGTCTGCAACTCGACCCCATGAAGTCGGAGTCGCTAGTAATCGCAGATCAGCAACGCTGCGGTGAATACGTTCCCGGGCCTTGTACACACCGCCCGTCAAGTCACGAAAGTTGGTAACACCCGAAGCCGGTGGCCTAACCCCTTGTGGGAGGGAGCTGTCGAAGGTGGGACTGGCGATTGGGACTAAGTCGTAACAAGGTAGCCGTACCGGAAGGTGCGGCTGGATCACCTCCTTTCTAAGGAGCACCTACAAATCGTTCATGCCGCGTATGTGGTGGTGGGGGTTTGTCAGGAAGCAAAGCCCGTTGCGCAGACGCAAGTTCTGCGGCGGGTGCTCATGGGTGGAATATCAACAAATAGCGGCCGCGTTGTTTTCTTCTTGTCCTAGTACGAGCCAGTGATGGTTCTGGAACGGTGGGGGAGTGATGGCATGGTTTAGTGTTTGGCACACTGTTGGGTCCTGAGGCAACAGGGCCATGGGGGGTTTGTTCTCCTTGTGGGTTTGTTTGTTTCTGGTTTCCCTGCCATGACGCCTCCGCGCATGCTGGCTCCCTTTTGGGGGTTGTGTGTGGGGGTGTGTGGTGTGGGGTTGTTGTTTGAGAACTACATAGTGGACGCGAGCATCTTGTATAAGAAGCAATTTCCAAGATAATGAACCTGGATCTGGCTGTGTTGTTGATGCCCTTTTGGGGTGTTGGGAGCGTGGTTGGTTTTCATGGTTCTCTCGAGTGTTTTTTGTTTTTGATCTTTGTGGTCAAGTTTTTAAGAGCACACGGTGGATGCCTTGGCATTAGGAGCCGAAGAAGGACGTAGGAATCTGCGATAAGCCTGGGGGAGTCGATAACCGGACTGTGATCCCAGGGTGTCCGAATGGGGAAACCCCGCCAAGCGCGCGAGTGACTTGGTGACCCGTACCTGAACACATAGGGTGCGTGGGGGGAACGCGGGGAAGTGAAACATCTCAGTACCCGCAGGAAGAGAAAACAATAGTGATTCCGTTAGTAGTGGCGAGCGAACGCGGATCAGGCTAAACCGTTCCATGTGTGATAGCCGGCGGGCGTTGCATGGTCGGGGTTGTGGGACTTTCCGTACCAGTTCTGCCGGGCTGGTGGGGTGTGATGTGCGCGCATAGGTGAACGGTTTTGAAAGGCCGGCCAGAGAGGGTGTTAGTCCCGTAACCGTAATGTGTTTGTACCGCCTGTGAGAGTATCCCAAGTAGTACGGGGCCCGAGAAATCCCGTGCGAATCTGTCAGGACCACCTGATAAGCCTAAATACTCCCTAATGACCGATAGCGGACCAGTACCGTGAGGGAAAGGTGAAAAGTACCCCGGGAGGGGAGTGAAACAGTACCTGAAACCGTGTGCTTACAATCCGTCGGAGCCAGTCTGATTCTGGTGACGGCGTGCCTTTTGAAGAATGAGCCTGCGAGTTAGTGTTACGTCGCGAGGTTAACCCGTGTGGGGCAGCCGTAGCGAAAGCGAGTCTGAATAGGGCGTTGCAGTGGCGTGATCTAGACCCGAAGCGAAGTGATCTACCCATGGCCAGGTTGAAGCGACGGTAAGACGTCGTGGAGGACCGAACCCACTTCAGTTGAAAATGGAGGGGATGAGCTGTGGGTAGGGGTGAAAGGCCAATCAAACTTCGTGATAGCTGGTTCTCCCCGAAATGCATTTAGGTGCAGCGTTGCGTGTTTCTTGCTGGAGGTAGAGCTACTGGATGGCTAATGGGCCCTACAAGGTTACTGACGTCAGCCAAACTCCGAATGCCGGTAAGTGAGAGCGCAGCAGTGAGACTGTGGGGGATAAGCTTCATAGTCGAGAGGGAAACAGCCCAGACCACCAACTAAGGCCCCTAAGCGTGTGCTAAGTGGGAAAGGATGTGGAGTTGCCCAGACAACCAGGAGGTTGGCTTAGAAGCAGCCACCCTTAAAAGAGTGCGTAATAGCTCACTGGTCAAGTGATTCCGCGCCGACAATGTAGCGGGGCTCAAGTACACCGCCGAAGTTGTGGATTTCGGATTATAGCTAAGCTGCTTCCTTGTGGAGTTAGTTCAGGCGTCCGGAGTGGTAGGGGAGCGTCGTGTGGGCGGTGAAGTCGCGGTGTAAACCAGCGGTGGAGCCTACACGAGTGAGAATGCAGGCATGAGTAGCGAAAGACGGGTGAGAAACCCGTCCGCCGAATGATCAAGGGTTCCAGGGTCAAGCTAATCTGCCCTGGGTAAGTCGGGACCTAAGGCGAGGCCGACAGGCGTAGTCGATGGACAACGGGTTGATATTCCCGTACCGGCGAAAAACCGCCCATGCTGAGCGGGGGATACTAACTGCCCGAGACCTGCCCGATCACCCTTGTGGTGTGAGGGTTTTGGTGGAGCGCAGGACCTGATCCCGGGAGGCAAGCGTATTAACAGGTGTGACGCAGGAAGGTAGCCGAGCCGGGCGATGGTTGTCCCGGTCTAAGGATGTAGGGCGAGTGGTAGGCAAATCCGCCACTCACGAAGCCTGAGATCTGATGGGACCCCCGTTTGGGGGGATTTGGTGATCCTATGCTGCCGAGAAAAGCATCGACGCGAGGTTTTAGCCGCCCGTACCCCAAACCGACACAGGTGATCAGGTAGAGAATACCAAGGCGATCGAGAGAATTATGGTTAAGGAACTCGGCAAAATGCCCCCGTAACTTCGGGAGAAGGGGGGCCCCAACCTTGAACGGTACTAGCGACCGGGAGGGGATCGGGGCCGCAGAGACCAGGGGGAAGCGACTGTTTACTAAAAACACAGGTCCGTGCGAAGTCGCAAGACGATGTATACGGACTGACTCCTGCCCGGTGCTGGAAGGTTAAGAGGACCGGTTAGCCGCAAGGCGAAGCTGAGAATTTAAGCCCCAGTAAACGGCGGTGGTAACTATAACCATCCTAAGGTAGCGAAATTCCTTGTCGGGTAAGTTCCGACCTGCACGAATGGAGTAACGACTTCCCCGCTGTCTCAACCATAAACTCGGCGAAATTGCAGTACGAGTAAAGATGCTCGTTACGCGCAGCAGGACGGAAAGACCCCGAGACCTTTACTATAGTTTGGTATTGGTGTTCGGAGTGGCTTGTGTAGGATAGGTGGGAGACGTTGAAGCCCGGACGCCAGTTCGGGTGGAGTCATCGTTGAAATACCACTCTGGTCACTTTGGACATCTAACTTCGGCCCGTAATCCGGGTCAGGGACAGTGCCTGATGGGTAGTTTAACTGGGGCGGTTGCCTCCTAAAAAGTAACGGAGGCGCCCAAAGGTTCCCTCAGCCTGGTTGGCAATCAGGTGTCGAGTGTAAGTGCACAAGGGAGCTTGACTGTGAGAGAGACATCTCGAGCAGGGACGAAAGTCGGGACTAGTGATCCGGCGGTACATTGTGGAATGGCCGTCGCTCAACGGATAAAAGGTACCTCGGGGATAACAGGCTGATCTTGCCCAAGAGTCCATATCGACGGCATGGTTTGGCACCTCGATGTCGGCTCGTCGCATCCTGGGGCTGGAGTAGGTCCCAAGGGTTGGGCTGTTCGCCCATTAAAGCGGTACGCGAGCTGGGTTTAGAACGTCGTGAGACAGTTCGGTCCCTATCCGCTGCGCGCGCAGGAAATTTGAGAAGGGCTGTCCTTAGTACGAGAGGACCGGGACGGACGAACCTCTGGTGTGTCAGTTGTACTGCCAAGTGCACCGCTGATTAGCTACGTTCGGATGGGATAACCGCTGAAAGCATCTAAGCGGGAAGCTCGCTTCAAGATGAGATTTCCATACACCCTCGGGTGTGAGAGGCCCCCAGCCAGACCACTGGGTTGATAGGCCGGATGTGGAAGCGAGGACTAACGACTCGTGAAGCTGACCGGTACTAATAGGCCAACAACTTACACCACACAGATATATACAAACTCTGCTTGCGTCCACTATGTGGTTCCCAACCAACAACCCCCAACACCAGGGGAATGGTTGCACGGAACCAACACAACTGAATAACAACACCACAATGTTGTAACCACACAAGTCTTCCCACACCACCCCCCACGGGTTGGTGACGGGTACAAGGGTTACGGCGGTCATAGCGTGGGGGAAACGCCCGGTCCCATTCCGAACCCGGAAGCTAAGACCCACAGCGCCGATGGTACTGCACCCGGGAGGGTGTGGGAGAGTAGGTCACCGCCGGACACACATTGAGTAGGACCCTGACAAAGGAATGTCAGGGTCCTACTGCTTTAACCCGACCTCCACCCAACAAACCCCCACACCGGCGCCCGGGCAAACCCGCAGGAACTGATGGGGCGTTACAGGAAACCTGCCAAAAGTGAGCGGGCATCGTGGGGATCCCCGGGAACTGGCGGGGCGTTACAGGAAAACCTGTCAAAGGTGAGCGGGCGTTGCTGTGAAGATGGCCACGATACCGCCACCAGGGCTCCCACTGTCCCGCGGGATTTTGTGGCTCCACTAGAATTGATGAAGATGTACGGACTTCGAAGCGCTTGATTTCGGGTTGCGTAGGAAACGAAACGAGCGGCTGCAGTTGCGCCAGTGGTCGGCTCACAACAGGAGGAATCCATATGGCCGAGCACAACGGGGGCAACCGCGGCAACGACCGTGGCGCGTTCCGCGGCAACAACAACTCCGGTGGGGATCCCCGCGGATTCCGGTCCCGGTCCGACCGCGACGGCGACAACTCCTCCCGTGGTGGTGCTGCCGGCGGTGAGCGGAAGGCGTTCGGTGATCGTGACCGTAAGCCTTCTGGTGATCGTCCGCGCCGTGATGGCGAGGGTGACCGCCGCGGTTTTGGTGGCGGAGCCGGCGGCGATCGTGACCGTAAGCCTTTCGGTGATCGTGACCGTAAGCCTTTTGGTGACCGTCCGCGCCGTGATGGTGAGGGTGACCGCCGTGGTTTTGGTGGCGGTGATCGTGACCGTAAGCCTTTTGGTGACCGTCCGCGCCGTGATGGTGAGGGTGACCGCGGTGGTTTTGGTGGCGGAGCCGGTGGCGGTGAGCGGAAGCCGTTTGGTGATCGTCCGCGCCGTGATGGTGAAGGTGACCGCCGTGGCTTTGGCGGCGGCGATCGTGACCGTGACCGGAAGCCGTTCGGTGATCGTCCGCGCCGTGATGGTGAGGGTGACCGCCGTGCCTTTGGCGGCGGCGATCGTGACCGTGACCGTAAGCCGTTTGGTGATCGTCCGCGCCGTGATGGCGAAGGCGACCGCCGCGGTTTCGGCGGCGATCGTGACCGTGACCGTAAGCCGTTTGG
Proteins encoded in this window:
- a CDS encoding DNA-3-methyladenine glycosylase 2 family protein produces the protein MDFWQRYRAIDARDPRFDGQFYTAVRTTGIYCRPSCPARTPKASNVTFYETSAAAHEAGYRACKRCLPEAVPGTPAWNVRQDVAGRAMRLINDGVINRDGVAGLASRLGYSPRQLNRILGQELGAGPLSLARAARAQTARTLLVSTSMKLADIAFAAGFSSVRQFNETIAEVFDMTPTALRNSAPGRTVRHPVTGGGTTALTLGLPYRPPFDPGIFPFLAVRALPGIEEGTSTSYSRTLRFPHGDARFRVAYDGGTREGQLTLTVGAVDLRDLPALLSRVRRLFDLDADPEAIDAALAADPRLAATVASAPGMRLPGALDPQELLVRAMVGQQITVAAARTALTQLSAAGSPSSTAGDGLDRLFPTPAQIAGAGHLLSGPRRRTGSLLGAASAMAAGDLEFGYGDDPASLAAKLLPLPGVGPWTAGYVAMRVLGAPDVFLANDTAVRNGIRALDNGEGTLSPDFRETSPWRSYATMHLWRAAARPALTTTVPAKGMP
- a CDS encoding DNA-3-methyladenine glycosylase, which produces MNESTSDAGQLRSFLSGDARELAPQLLGAVLTHQSREGDVSIRLTEVEAYLGPEDSLHPDPGSHTYRGPTPRNAPMFGPAGHLYVYFTYGMHHCTNIVCGPAGVASALLLRAGEVVDGLELAQRRRPTSKSPADLASGPARLAKALGLTTADSGRDALAPPFGLELPSGTSGPVSSGPRVGVAGPGGSVEYAWRFWLTGDPTVSKYKAAKPRIRKQQEGLSPAATFHKR
- a CDS encoding HelD family protein; its protein translation is MHDAELAHEREYVAGLYARLEELREEKRRQLAQVRRAGAVGTMQNVSERDAFAALYEDRLAQLDAVDDRLVFGRLDLDSGEAQYIGRIGLTTEDLQRLMVDWRAPEAGHFYQATAFDRQGVRRRRHLILQGREVKAIEDDVLDAGMLTDDESLQGEGALLAALNSKRTGRMSDIVSTIQSEQDRIIRSSISGAVVVQGGPGTGKTAVALHRAAYLLYTHRDRLKSAGVLLVGPSSSFMKYIERVLPSLGETGVVMASVGRLMPGINAVPETDAAVAAIKGRLDMAAIVANAVSNRMRVPAQNRILEVDGRKLTLTPRQVRRARERARATGKPYNEARVTFVKILLRELTEQMTELVEAGNLGNNADRSYLAEDVRTARDVRIALNLCWMPMTPEKLISDLFSKPQILEFCTPNLTPAERALLQRPADAPWTESDVPLLDEAAELLGELDPAAGRGLAQQEHDRARDLANAKQTLVNMEAAGVDPLMSAEELAEQNREQEARQTAAERATSDRTWAFGHIVVDEAQELSPMQWRLLVRRCPLKSFTIVGDIAQTSSVAGANSWQGALAPMFGDRWQLEELTVNYRTPSQIAEAAVRMANAAGLVVSAPKAVREGRWAPIIDEVGQGAVVSKLVEVLPEEIKALDGGLLAVIADGDLLPEATAALRTMYGRRIGTGAGSYEQDIVVISPREAKGLEFDGVVVLEPSVMLNHEHGKVGDLYVAMTRATQRLRLIASQPVPAGIAG
- the tyrS gene encoding tyrosine--tRNA ligase encodes the protein MPELNNLEPQRNDPTFANIWQELKWRGLVHVSTDEAELEKLLANGPVTYYCGFDPTAPSLHLGNLVQLLVMRRLQLAGHKPLGLVGGSTGMIGDPRPTAERTLNTKDTVAEWVGYLQAQVSRFLSFEGDNAARIVNNLDWTAPLSAIDFLREVGKHFRVGTMLRKDAVASRLNSDEGISYTEFSYQILQGMDYLQLYRDYGCVLQTGGSDQWGNLTSGTELIRKVEGKSVHALGTPLITNSDGTKFGKSEGNAIWLDAGMCSPYAFYQFWLNTSDADVVDRLKVFTFLTRAEIEEIAVSVAERPFAREGQRKLAFEVTSLVHGVDATEKVIAASAALFGNGDLAALDKATLQAATSELPSTTVQVDAMGIIDLLVASGLSESKSAARRTVGEGGAYVNNEKVSDPEAVISESELLHGQYLLLRRGKKNLATVEVLVP